A section of the Humulus lupulus chromosome 2, drHumLupu1.1, whole genome shotgun sequence genome encodes:
- the LOC133819973 gene encoding putative pentatricopeptide repeat-containing protein At3g23330 — MTQKMLKTILKNPGNVKTKFQAKQLHAQILITGSSSPSHISTLLSLYSNFNLLHYSLLLFHTLHSPSVLAWKSIIRSYTSHALFRQALASFVEMRAFGIYPDHNVFPSVVKSCAVLMDLRLGESVHGSIIRYGMDSDLYTCNALMNMYSKIQSLSGDGGQRFDALHVLDEIPERKRVCTKSVSFAESESKKIVSFVNAADETAYSSELNKGKIVSFGDVLPQDVAFREAAGRALQIDSVRKVFEMMPKRDVVSWNTVIAGNAQNGMYKEALSMLREMGNANLKPDSFTLSSVVPIFAEYVDVIKGKEIHGYAIRSGFDSDVFIGSSLIDMYAKCTRIEDSRRVFDLLPRRDAISWNSIIAGCVQNGAFDEGLRFFRQMLSAKIQPMPVTFSSIMPACAHLTTLHLGKQLHGYIIRGRFDENVYIASSLVDMYAKCGNIRMARWIFDRIESHDIVSWTAIIMGYALNGYGNDAIALFEQMETEGIKPGYVSFIAILTACSHAGLIDRAWEYFNSMTENYGIAPGLEHYAAVADLFGRAGRLEEAYNLISNMHIEPTGSVWLTLLAGCRVHKKTELAEKVAEKIFVVDPENMAAYVLLSNVYAVSGRWKEVAKLRMCMRNRGMRKKPACSWIEIKNKVHAFSAGDKSHPYYERINEALKVLLEKMEREGYVADTNEVLHDVDEEQKKTLLFGHSERLAIAFGILNSPAGTTIRITKNIRVCADCHTAIKFMSKILGREIIVRDNSRFHHFNGGQCSCGDYW, encoded by the coding sequence ATGACCCAAAAAATGCTCAAAACGATTCTCAAGAATCCTGGAAATGTCAAAACAAAGTTTCAGGCCAAACAACTCCATGCTCAAATTCTCATCACCGGTAGCTCATCTCCTTCTCACATCTCCACACTACTTTCTCTCTACTCAAACTTTAACCTCTTACATTACTCGCTTCTTCTCTTTCACACACTCCACTCTCCTTCCGTTCTGGCATGGAAGTCCATCATCAGAAGCTACACTTCCCATGCTCTTTTTCGTCAAGCTTTGGCTTCTTTCGTCGAAATGCGGGCTTTTGGGATATACCCAGATCACAATGTGTTCCCTTCGGTCGTAAAATCATGTGCTGTGCTCATGGACTTGAGGTTGGGGGAATCGGTTCATGGGTCTATCATTCGTTATGGTATGGATTCGGATTTGTATACATGCAATGCCCTCATGAATATGTATTCCAAAATTCAGAGCTTGAGTGGCGATGGTGGGCAGAGGTTTGATGCTCTTCATGTGCTTGATGAAATTCCTGAACGAAAGCGAGTTTGTACTAAAAGTGTAAGCTTTGCTgaaagtgaaagtaaaaaaatAGTATCTTTTGTGAATGCTGCTGATGAGACTGCGTATAGTAGCGagttaaataaaggaaaaattgtATCTTTTGGAGATGTGTTGCCTCAAGATGTTGCATTTAGGGAAGCAGCAGGAAGAGCTTTGCAGATAGATAGTGTGAGAAAAGTCTTTGAAATGATGCCAAAAAGGGATGTTGTTTCGTGGAATACAGTGATTGCAGGAAATGCACAAAATGGTATGTATAAAGAGGCTTTGTCAATGCTTAGGGAAATGGGGAATGCGAATCTAAAGCCTGATTCTTTCACTTTGTCCAGTGTTGTTCCTATATTTGCAGAATACGTGGATGTTATCAAGGGTAAGGAGATTCATGGTTATGCCATAAGAAGTGGGTTTGATTCAGATGTATTCATTGGAAGCAGCTTAATTGACATGTACGCAAAGTGTACTAGAATAGAAGATTCACGTCGAGTTTTCGATCTCTTACCTCGTCGTGATGCCATTTCATGGAATTCCATCATTGCAGGCTGTGTACAGAATGGAGCATTTGATGAAGGCCTGAGATTCTTTCGGCAGATGTTAAGTGCTAAAATTCAGCCAATGCCGGTAACCTTTTCGAGTATCATGCCTGCTTGTGCCCACTTAACAACTCTTCATTTAGGTAAGCAACTCCATGGATACATTATCAGGGGCAGATTCGATGAAAATGTGTACATAGCGAGCTCGCTAGTAGACATGTATGCTAAATGTGGGAACATTAGGATGGCTAGGTGGATTTTCGATAGAATAGAGTCACATGACATAGTGTCATGGACGGCCATTATCATGGGATATGCTTTGAATGGCTATGGAAATGATGCCATTGCCTTATTTGAGCAAATGGAAACAGAGGGAATAAAACCCGGTTATGTCTCATTTATAGCTATATTAACTGCCTGCAGTCATGCTGGATTGATCGATAGAGCATGGGAGTATTTTAATTCTATGACTGAAAATTATGGGATTGCTCCTGGTTTGGAGCACTATGCTGCAGTTGCAGACCTCTTTGGTCGAGCCGGAAGGTTGGAGGAAGCTTATAATCTTATCTCAAATATGCATATAGAACCAACTGGAAGTGTATGGCTAACATTGCTGGCTGGTTGTAGAGTTCATAAAAAAACCGAACTGGCTGAAAAGGTTGCTGAGAAAATATTTGTTGTTGATCCTGAAAACATGGCTGCCTACGTGCTTTTGTCAAACGTTTACGCTGTTTCTGGGAGATGGAAAGAGGTGGCGAAGTTGAGAATGTGTATGAGGAATAGGGGCATGAGAAAGAAGCCAGCCTGCAGCTGGATTGAGATTAAAAACAAGGTGCATGCTTTTAGTGCAGGAGACAAATCACACCCGTACTACGAAAGAATTAATGAGGCTCTGAAAGTTCTTTTGGAAAAGATGGAGCGAGAAGGGTATGTAGCTGACACAAATGAGGTTCTCCATGATGTTGATGAGGAACAGAAGAAAACCTTGCTGTTTGGCCACAGCGAAAGGCTCGCCATTGCCTTTGGCATCCTTAATTCCCCTGCCGGCACAACCATTCGAATCACAAAGAACATTCGGGTTTGTGCGGACTGTCACACAGCAATCAAATTTATGTCAAAAATTTTAGGGAGGGAGATCATTGTGAGGGACAATAGCCGATTTCACCATTTCAATGGCGGACAGTGCTCTTGTGGAGATTACTGGTGA
- the LOC133819971 gene encoding uncharacterized protein At4g14342 — MQASDRFNINSQLEHLQAKYVGTGHADLNRFEWAVNIQRDSYASYVGHYPLLAYFAIAENESIGRERYNFMQKMLLPCGLPPEREDD, encoded by the exons ATGCAG GCCAGTGATAGGTTCAATATCAATTCCCAGCTTGAACATCTTCAAGCTAAATATGTTGGTACTGGGCATGCCGACTTGAACAGAtt TGAATGGGCAGTGAACATTCAACGTGATAGCTATGCCTCTTATGTTGGACATTACCCACTTCTGGCTTACTTTGCTATTGCTGAAAACGAATCCATTGGAAGGGAACGCTACAACTTTATGCAG AAAATGCTTCTGCCATGTGGGCTTCCACCTGAAAGAGAAGACGACTGA
- the LOC133819972 gene encoding uncharacterized protein At4g14342, with product MQASDRFNINSQLEHLQAKYVGTGHADLNRFEWAVNIQRDSYASYVGHYPLLAYFAIAENESIGRERYNFMQKMLLPCGLPPEREDD from the exons ATGCAG GCCAGTGATAGGTTCAATATCAATTCCCAGCTTGAACATCTTCAAGCGAAATATGTTGGTACTGGGCATGCTGACTTGAACAGATT TGAATGGGCAGTGAACATTCAACGTGATAGCTATGCATCCTATGTTGGACATTACCCACTTCTGGCTTACTTTGCTATTGCTGAAAACGAATCCATTGGAAGAGAACGCTACAACTTTATGCAG AAAATGCTTTTGCCATGTGGGCTTCCGCCTGAAAGAGAGGACGACTGA
- the LOC133819974 gene encoding casein kinase 1-like protein 10 isoform X1 has translation MEHVIGGKFKLGRKIGSGSFGELYLGINVQSGEEVAVKLESVKTKHPQLHYESKLYMLLQGGTGIPHLKWFGVEGEYNVMVIDLLGPSLEDLFNYCNRKFTLKTVLMLADQLINRVEYMHSRGFLHRDIKPDNFLMGLGRKANQVYIIDYGLAKKYRDLQTHKHIPYRENKNLTGTARYASVNTHLGVEQSRRDDLESLGYVLMYFLRGSLPWQGLKAGTKKQKYDKISEKKMLTPIEVLCKSYPSEFTSYFHYCRSLRFEDKPDYSYLKRLFRDLFIREGYQFDYVFDWTILKYPQIGSSSRARQPSGKPVLNPGPSAERTERPSVGQEIRERFSGAVEAFARRNNSGHGLHGDHSRHRTSDDAPSSKDVQKPDSERARSSSRNGSASKRPVLSSSRPSSSGEPSENRSSRLVSSSGRLSTTQRIQPGFESKTTSFSRNSAAGTRGSRDDTLRSFELLSIGTGKRK, from the exons ATGGAGCATGTTATTGGGGGGAAGTTTAAGCTGGGAAGGAAGATCGGGAGCGGATCTTTTGGTGAACTTTATTTGG GGATTAATGTACAAAGTGGAGAAGAGGTGGCCGTCAAGCTG GAATCAGTGAAGACGAAGCATCCTCAATTGCACTATGAGTCAAAGTTGTACATGCTTCTTCAAGGAGGAA CGGGCATCCCCCATCTCAAATGGTTTGGAGTTGAGGGTGAATACAATGTCATGGTTATTGATCTTCTTGGGCCAAGCCTTGAAGACCTTTTCAATTATTGCAATCGGAAATTCACGTTGAAGACTGTGTTAATGCTTGCAGATCAGTTA ATAAACAGGGTTGAATACATGCACTCGCGTGGTTTTCTTCATCGTGATATTAAGCCCGACAACTTTTTAATGGGTCTGGGGCGCAAAGCTAACCAG GTATATATCATAGACTATGGTCTTGCGAAAAAGTATAGGGATCTTCAGACGCACAAGCACATTCCATACAG GGAAAACAAGAATCTCACAGGAACAGCTCGTTATGCAAGTGTTAACACTCACCTTGGAGTTG AGCAAAGCAGAAGAGATGATTTGGAGTCTCTTGGTTATGTGCTTATGTATTTTTTGAGGGGAAG TCTTCCCTGGCAGGGATTAAAAGCAGGTACGAAAAAACAGAAATACGACAAGATCAGTGAAAAGAAGATGCTTACTCCCATAGAG GTTCTTTGTAAATCATATCCATCAGAATTTACATCGTACTTCCATTATTGTCGGTCGTTACGGTTTGAAGACAAACCAGACTACTCATATCTGAAGAGGCTTTTCCGAGACTTATTTATTCGAGAAG GGTATCAGTTTGACTATGTATTTGATTGGACTATACTGAAATATCCACAGATTGGATCCAGTTCAAGAGCACGG CAACCAAGTGGGAAACCGGTTCTAAATCCTGGGCCATCTGCAGAGAGAACAGAGAGACCTTCag TGGGACAGGAGATTCGAGAAAGATTCTCTGGTGCAGTTGAGGCTTTTGCGAGAAGGAATAACTCTGGGCATGGTTTGCATGGAGACCATTCCAGACACAGAACTTCAGATGATGCACCATCGTCAAAAGATGTG cAGAAACCTGATTCTGAAAGGGCTCGGAGTTCTTCCCGGAATGGTAGTGCTTCAAAGAGGCCTGTTTTATCAAGCAGTCGACCAAGCTCTTCTGGCGAGCCTAGTGAGAATCGTTCAAGCCGGCTGGTCTCAAGCAGTGGTCGCCTGTCAACAACCCAAAGAATTCAACCCGGGTTTGAGTCCAAAACCACTTCTTTCTCCCGCAATTCTGCAGCAGGCACAAGAGGCAGTCGTGACGATACTCTTAGAAGCTTTGAGCTCCTTTCAATTGGCACAGGAAAGaggaaataa
- the LOC133819974 gene encoding casein kinase 1-like protein 10 isoform X2, with amino-acid sequence MEHVIGGKFKLGRKIGSGSFGELYLGINVQSGEEVAVKLESVKTKHPQLHYESKLYMLLQGGTGIPHLKWFGVEGEYNVMVIDLLGPSLEDLFNYCNRKFTLKTVLMLADQLINRVEYMHSRGFLHRDIKPDNFLMGLGRKANQVYIIDYGLAKKYRDLQTHKHIPYRENKNLTGTARYASVNTHLGVEQSRRDDLESLGYVLMYFLRGSLPWQGLKAGTKKQKYDKISEKKMLTPIEVLCKSYPSEFTSYFHYCRSLRFEDKPDYSYLKRLFRDLFIREGYQFDYVFDWTILKYPQIGSSSRARQPSGKPVLNPGPSAERTERPSVGQEIRERFSGAVEAFARRNNSGHGLHGDHSRHRTSDDAPSSKDVKPDSERARSSSRNGSASKRPVLSSSRPSSSGEPSENRSSRLVSSSGRLSTTQRIQPGFESKTTSFSRNSAAGTRGSRDDTLRSFELLSIGTGKRK; translated from the exons ATGGAGCATGTTATTGGGGGGAAGTTTAAGCTGGGAAGGAAGATCGGGAGCGGATCTTTTGGTGAACTTTATTTGG GGATTAATGTACAAAGTGGAGAAGAGGTGGCCGTCAAGCTG GAATCAGTGAAGACGAAGCATCCTCAATTGCACTATGAGTCAAAGTTGTACATGCTTCTTCAAGGAGGAA CGGGCATCCCCCATCTCAAATGGTTTGGAGTTGAGGGTGAATACAATGTCATGGTTATTGATCTTCTTGGGCCAAGCCTTGAAGACCTTTTCAATTATTGCAATCGGAAATTCACGTTGAAGACTGTGTTAATGCTTGCAGATCAGTTA ATAAACAGGGTTGAATACATGCACTCGCGTGGTTTTCTTCATCGTGATATTAAGCCCGACAACTTTTTAATGGGTCTGGGGCGCAAAGCTAACCAG GTATATATCATAGACTATGGTCTTGCGAAAAAGTATAGGGATCTTCAGACGCACAAGCACATTCCATACAG GGAAAACAAGAATCTCACAGGAACAGCTCGTTATGCAAGTGTTAACACTCACCTTGGAGTTG AGCAAAGCAGAAGAGATGATTTGGAGTCTCTTGGTTATGTGCTTATGTATTTTTTGAGGGGAAG TCTTCCCTGGCAGGGATTAAAAGCAGGTACGAAAAAACAGAAATACGACAAGATCAGTGAAAAGAAGATGCTTACTCCCATAGAG GTTCTTTGTAAATCATATCCATCAGAATTTACATCGTACTTCCATTATTGTCGGTCGTTACGGTTTGAAGACAAACCAGACTACTCATATCTGAAGAGGCTTTTCCGAGACTTATTTATTCGAGAAG GGTATCAGTTTGACTATGTATTTGATTGGACTATACTGAAATATCCACAGATTGGATCCAGTTCAAGAGCACGG CAACCAAGTGGGAAACCGGTTCTAAATCCTGGGCCATCTGCAGAGAGAACAGAGAGACCTTCag TGGGACAGGAGATTCGAGAAAGATTCTCTGGTGCAGTTGAGGCTTTTGCGAGAAGGAATAACTCTGGGCATGGTTTGCATGGAGACCATTCCAGACACAGAACTTCAGATGATGCACCATCGTCAAAAGATGTG AAACCTGATTCTGAAAGGGCTCGGAGTTCTTCCCGGAATGGTAGTGCTTCAAAGAGGCCTGTTTTATCAAGCAGTCGACCAAGCTCTTCTGGCGAGCCTAGTGAGAATCGTTCAAGCCGGCTGGTCTCAAGCAGTGGTCGCCTGTCAACAACCCAAAGAATTCAACCCGGGTTTGAGTCCAAAACCACTTCTTTCTCCCGCAATTCTGCAGCAGGCACAAGAGGCAGTCGTGACGATACTCTTAGAAGCTTTGAGCTCCTTTCAATTGGCACAGGAAAGaggaaataa